GCGGACCCGACACCAAAACTCCCTCCGGAGTAGGCTATAAGAAAACTATACCGCGTGTATGAGCCGTTCTGTTACGATAACGTTCGTAACAGACAGTTTAGTGATTTTTTAGAAAGATGACAGTTAATAGATAATCAAACGAACTCTGAGAACGGTAGTCCTAGAAATTTTGAAACGCAACGAAATACcaggaaaaaatggaaatttgtttaGTTATTTAGACAGAAGATATGATAAATAGCGGCGGCCGGTGGTATATTGGTGGCGGCGCTagtcttcacacgactggGCctgtccaaaatcccatccggaatCCTATCCAACGGACCTAGAAGGCCGTTATgccaagaaaataaataaaaatagaagataaataataaagaaacgatAAATAAGCTAATTCCTCTTAGTTCaacgtttttttattacgaaaTTTTCTCTGACCCTCTATACATGGTTATACATGTACTCTTAAATATGAAGTATAACTGTATAACCGGCAACTGCTAGAGGAACAATGGTACGCTTTTGTTTACCACATTCCCGATATACAAATGGAGTGACAATTTACATAAGAAACTCAGGTAGTGTACAAGTTACTTTGAATGTACCCTCCCCATTTGTTGAAGGCGGCATCgatgcccccccccccctcctccttcCTTATCCTTAACCCAATTCATTTTGTTCTCGAATTACCTGTTCACGAGAAGAGAacagacagagagaaagagagagagagattaaGAGGAGAAGGAATAACTTTCCGGTTTTTATCTAATTTTTTATAAGAGTTTGCTGAACCTTGACGCACACGGTGTTAAGCCTACACTTTAAACATTGCTTTGAAAGCAGTTGTCAGATTTATTTCGTAGTGTCTGTTACAAAATGGCCTATAACGTAAACAAGTACTGAAGCTGAGCCATATGATTACTCCAAATATGTGGCTAGGAACTCGTGTAAAATCGCAGggctgactatccagctacggataagtaaagtcacagaaatggcaggcctacacctcttgagattgttgtgctgATTTAGAAAAAATGTAGCAGCGCAACCACGGTTAAGATAAGACATATTTCAAaatctctctcgctctcgctctcgttAAACAACAATAGCTCAGATTTAATGACATCTCTCCAGGGCTTTCCTTTGTTTCTGTATGGTAGGAAGGGTAATGATACCTAGACGCAAAAGACCACGGCcaataatgatgaaatgttGGACGATGACCCAAAGCTTTCATACGATAATATCGACAGTATAAACGAGGTGACAAAAGCGAAAGTGAACGAGAACAAGGTTCTTCCCATAATAGTAAAGAGCAAATCTGTACAGTTAGGCAGCGCGCTGTCAGTTCTCGAACAAGACAAACCAGACCACACGACAAGAACAAACCCGTGTAATCGTATGCAGGTGCACTGTCAACTTGTATCGAACATCCCAcataaacaagaaacaaaacaaaccagtttGGTTTTGTCTGGGATGTCTGATTCCCATTTCGAAAATATGTATACCTTGAGAATCCGTTTAGAACAAGCACAGTGGACGAAGCCCAtacaaataaaagtgaaataaataaatataggaTGTCATGAAATTTCCATGTTTTCGCTCACAAAATCGGTTTTACATCACATTGAAGTTGATATAACACATAATTTAGGACATATTTGGTAATTTaccaatatttttattcataattttagaataaaaacgAAGAACCAATCTTGTATACCCAATCATTTGAGTAATATTGGTgttaaaatagtattttttactgtaatatgatgttttcttATGGGTCGAACTTGTTCCTTTCATTTGCAGAATGTCATGGAAACAATCTGCactttaaaaaattgttcctcCGGAAGTACGAAGTTTTAAgatcacattttttgtttttttttatgtgtctgCATCCtctttaatacaaaaatactAGGGGTAGCAATatctaaaaaataataaataaacatgatCCCATTCACTATCCACTGTGGACTGTTTGATACAGTGACAGTTCGGCAAGACTGTTGTCAGTACGAAATAGCGGACGATTTAGCAAAACAGGGCACCAAAAGCAGTTAAATATAAACAACCTAATTCGTACAAAAGATGCAATAGGAATCTTACAAGAAAAGGCCAAAATAGAAACAGATAGGTGGTACACGGACATGTGTGTAATTAAAGgcaaaaaataccaaaaatatcagagaaacatagaaaaaaaatgtggcacaacaaaatgaaactaaaaccgAAAGAGTTAAATATATTCAACAGACTGATTTCGGGACACGATTATAGTAACTATTGGCAACACAAATTCAAACTAACAGATAAAGGCCTATGTAGAACATGCAATAGTCCAGATACAGCCACACACAGAATTTTTTACTGTATGAGATTCGgaacagaaagaagaaaagaaaaactaccaTCAGAAGAAATCTTCATCAATAGTTGGAAGTCTAAACAAATAGGAGAAgtcaaaaaatatgaaaattcatCCAAACAGAATTATATTCtaaaaaaacagcatcacCAAACGGAAAAAAAGCTATAAGAAGGGAAACAGTATCAAAGTATTCCACCACAAGATATAAACAAATTTACCCACGCAATCGAAATGTCaaagcatataaaaaaaaaacaaacaacaacaagaaaaccttaaaaccccaaaaaggTTAGCGATACACCACAGGATACGGTAACAATTAAGGACATATGGTCATAGTTGTCGGTCCACATATGAAAAGGTATTTGTATTAACAAAATCACGAAATAGTGCAGgaaggatttatttatttatttaaattaagaaATTAACAATAAACCAAATTTATTAATCCAGAATAGAATTAAAGAAATAATAGAACGGCGTCTGGCTGTACATTGTAGAGATTGCAGGGTAACtaataaacacaaataaaactatCCAATAAACATACAATGACTTTTTGGCTAACAAAAACACCGAGTTATTGGGTGATGAATTGGAATTGTTTATTGCTCTTGTTTGATGTGACGAGCAATACATATACcttggtttttatttcgaaatgGAACGTTTCCGATCCCATCCATCAAACGAATTCGGAATGGATGGGGCGTTCTTTTTCGGAATAGCACATCCCTACAATGTAGTTTTCTTCCCTCATCTCGTATTGCtcgttgtattatttttcagTGATGGCGGCGTAGAGTGAAAACTTGTAAATTTTATCGTTCGTGTAAACTGGTCGCTGGATCACTGCATACGAAGCAATTGTGAaatcattttctgttttttatttgttacattttgtttgtctttatGACAAGGTGCTTTCACGGTATCTAACCATCCGTGAATCAGCCATCAGAACGGCAGAATTTGAGGCGAGGCATTAAAGCGATATTGAATTAACCTGTTGGAAGATCGAATATTCAGAATAATGATACGCGGTTAACGAAATTGTTGCGTTCGCTGTTAGTAGCGCCTATATCACCGAGAGTTATcgtgtttgtttatatttgcCTAAAGCCGTTTTTTGAAGGCGTTCCGTATACATTAACGTCGCCTTCTATATGAGTGTATGGCAATTGTACCGCACTTCATATTAGGTAGCACCACATCGTTGATCCTACTTGGTTCCAGTAGGACAGCCACAAATTCTTTGCGAACATAAGTGGAAACTGCAAGTTAAAAGAACGAGGCTCGCATAACACTATTACTGTGTTAAATGGTAATGCATGCCAGAAAACCGCAACGTTTGCTAAGTGATGGGTAaatttcgattttttatttcttccagcTTTAGAAaagtttgctattttttttctcattactGCTTCATATAATACATGCATCGTTATTTGACAGTCggcataaaaacattaaaacatcattACTCTACGTAATAAGGAAAAGTGAATTAACTTCTATTTCCTTTAACCATAGAGTCGTTTCCTTGATCTTACCTTGTTGTCAGTTTTGTATGCAACACAGCTCAGGAGTCGGCGACGGTCAGTCAGagaaaatacaattttctttGTACTGACCTATCGCAGCACTTAAGCACAATCTTGTTTCATTTAGTTTAAGTGGTAGACTTGAGAAAAATGGTTATGtagaatgttttattaattccctttttttcttcaaatcttTCAGCTATCACCAGTCTCATCAGTATCAGGTattaattttgtatgtttatATGGACAAAAAATTAGCGTTATTCGTACTTGGAGGCCATGAAATTAGGAAATACGAAAGATCTTCgctaaaaaatatttgcatcgtgTGTTTGTTAGCATCTAAAGCGTTGAATCTTAAACTGTCGAGAAATCcataacaatgtttttttttcttaaatcttTTAGCAAtaatgttgatgttgattgtttgttaattgtttatttagcAAATTTTATTAGtctagcagtagtagtagcgcATATTTATTGATAGCTttagttttacaattttaatgtgTTATTGGTACCGCTCTTTAGACCTTAATTCAATATGTTGTAGTTAGTCTTATGTTAGTCTAGTCTAAATAGTCTAATTAGTCTAAAATTTATGACTTTTAAATTCGTCAAAATTATATATCTAAATTAAATGGGGCGTACAACAATAGATTAAACACAATAATGATAAAGATTTCGCATAACTACGTTCATTGCATTATTAGTTCATGCATGCTGTAGTACGTGCCTGACACAGGGATTAGATGGATCAATTGTACTGTTGATTTCTGCTTCAAACTCACATTGTCTTAGGCCCAATCCGTTGTAGTATTCCTTAAtaattggttgttttttgcagaagttattttgtgttttaaagaTTCTTACAGTATGTTTACATGGCTATCTGCCGTTCAAGAACCTACCACAAGTGAATGTTGCATTGTTTCCGTACGATTCCTCCTTTTAGAATGCCTTACCCCGAAActtatgttgtttattgtgaAAAGCAGATAAACTATTGGTATTGCATGATACAATCTTCGATTATAATTTTGGTTCCGAGTGTGAAGATTTTCTTGGGCAACTGCTGGTGTAACAATAAATCACTCAAATACCTTTCCGTACCAATTTGTAGCATTATTATTATGCAGCACAGACCTGTTGTGTACAGTACAGCACAGTTGATCAATGTGCTCAATCAAATAAGTTATGGTTAAGTGGCTTGGTAGATAAACCAGTAACcgtttaaatgaaatttcgATCTAGTTTGTGTACTaatcgataaaataaaatatagtcgAAGAATCACCGTTTCGACACCAGTATCGTACTGGGATAACATCATGAGACAATCTAAGACTAGGAATGCTTTATTATTAACTTTTTGGTTTATGATTACGGGAAACATAAGACTAAAAAGGAAGAATCTGTGTtattgaattaataaattctTATCTTGCATGCATCATGCAAGCAATTATCAAACTGGCAATAAAAAAGGTTTACGCAATGCTTGTACACGAATAGCTAACTAATTAATCGTAGgaagttaaaaaaagataataatattttaataaattgttaGTAATGTAGTGAGtagtaataattaaaaactaaagtAATGTGTTAATGTATTGTAGTAAGGCCAAGCTTAATAGATAATgttataataataacatttttcatAGGGACTAGGAgttgaaaatataaactcaTTTATATAAACATTTCTCAGAATTCAAAATATGGTTCCTCTAAGCGGGATTATGATCGGGAGAATACTTCTCGATCCACCAGCTATGCTCGGGACCGAGACAATTCACCTACCGGAGGATCGTTAAATGGTAATACTTACCCATTTATTGCAATACTAGTTTTGTATAAAACATTATCCCTCATTAATGTATCTgcatttgttattgtttcgtaGATTCGCCTAGAGATCGAGAAAGAGAACGTGATCGTGACCGTGAAAGAGAACGAGAACGTGATCGTGATAGATATCAATCGTCAGGATACACAATGAGTAAGCTACGCGATAAGGAGCGGGATCGTGAATACAAAAAGGATAAATATTCGGGTTTGTTCAACATTTAATTATGAAACTCTTGCcttaatgtatttttaatgaGTCTTATTTATAATTAACCATGCACAATTGATTTCAGATTGTTCCCGATCCCCCAAAAGAGGTCGTAGTGAACGAGATGTTGATCATCGTACGATACACGATAGGAGATTTAAAATGACGTCTTCGCTTTTGGATAAACGTGGAATATCTAATGATGATCGCGAGCGTGAAAGAGAACGTGAACGAATTGAACGCGACAGAGAACGTGaacgcgatcgcgatcgtttaCGTGAACGGGAACGTGATAGGGGAGGTAGTAGTAATGCGACAACTGGCAATGCTGCTAGCAGTAACAGCATTGGTGTTCTTGGTAGTATTTCTGCGACCATAATTGCCGGGGCTCTTAACAGTGGTAATGTTGGTAGCAACATGCTTAGCGCTTGTGCGAACATTACTGCAGGGAATGCAAACAGCAACGTAGGCGGAAGTAACATTTCTGCCAATAGTGTAAATCAAAGCAGTGACCGAGACCGTGTAAGCCGTGTCGGAGATTGGAGCGAACATGTAAGCTCATCTGGTAAGAAGTACTATTATAACTGCAAAACAGAAGTTTCACAATGGGAAAAGCCGCGCGAATGGATTGAGAAAGAGAGGTACAGTAATGGGCAACAAAAATGCAACTACAAAGATGCAAACATGTGTTGTTTGTGAGTATAGATATAATggattaaacaatatttttatttcatatacGGTTTTAGCAGTCGTGTGCTAGGCAAAGATCAGCAGCGGGATTATCGCGAAAAGGAGCGAGAACGTGAGAAAGAGCGGGGAGGTGAACGTGAACGAGATGAACGCTATTCATCGGCAATTGTGAATCGTTCGTCCGCTTTAGCTTATGGAAAGCATTCcggcagcagtagtagtagcagtagcaaaAATAATTCTCGAGGGCGATGGCAACATCATGAATCTTCACTATCCTCTCATAGAAGGCGAACTTTTGAGGACGAAACCCCGGATATGGATATTAGTCCTGGTGATTCGACGCCTACGTCCGAAGCTAGTTACTCGCATTCGAGTACACCTACAGCTGGTCTTACGCAAGTAGGGTCCCAGCATTCACAGACAAACCATAGTATGGTGGGAGGTAATACTAGTACTCATACATCAACGATTGCTGTAACGAGTAGTGGAACACCGCTGTCTTCGTCTGTAGTTGcatcgaacaacaacaacattagtAACAATAACAGCGTCCTAGCGGAGGGGGCAAACCACAATCTACCGGTCCATTTGCCAAGAATGCTGGCAAATTCTGCAGTAAGCCAAATTGGATTAACAAACAATACACCGTTAACGTTAAATCAACAACTACAACACAATGCTACACCTTCATCAaattcgtcatcatcatcgtcatctgGCGCCAGTATATCATCCCCGTCTTTGCATCACACTGCTCATAGTTCCGGTACTGCTTCTTCTGCATTATCTGGTGTACAAGCATGCCCAGTGGATGCAGGATTGCTAAGTTCTAACACTCCGGGGCCGCCATCATCGATAGCGGTATGTGCAtaagtttgtttaatttatttcgcaTTGTCTACCATTaatacatatatttttgtgCTTCATGCAGCCTTCACTACAACAAAATGTGTCACTTTCGTTAACACAGCAGCAGGGGTCTACACTTGTACAACAGATGCCTCAGGCGCAACAGCAACCGCTATATTCTCAACAGTTAGTTCAATCCTCCATCCAGGTGTCGTCTGCAGGCAGTGGGACATCCCTCAGTGTAACTACATCGTTAGCAGGATTGCCTAAAATTCTGTCTCAAATTACGGGCAACAAAGCTATTGAACATAACGACCTCAATCCACAGAAAGCATTGCAAACGATTAATAATGCGTTAATGATGCAGTCTCGGCAGCATAATCCTGGCACCGTGCACGATATGAGCGGCAACAGTTCAACATTGATTAATCTGAGGTAAGTCATACATTAAATGGGTTACTGCTATTAAATTGTAATACTACGATCTCGT
This Anopheles marshallii chromosome 3, idAnoMarsDA_429_01, whole genome shotgun sequence DNA region includes the following protein-coding sequences:
- the LOC128711399 gene encoding WW domain-containing adapter protein with coiled-coil homolog encodes the protein MVMHARKPQRLLSDGYHQSHQYQNSKYGSSKRDYDRENTSRSTSYARDRDNSPTGGSLNDSPRDRERERDRDRERERERDRDRYQSSGYTMSKLRDKERDREYKKDKYSDCSRSPKRGRSERDVDHRTIHDRRFKMTSSLLDKRGISNDDRERERERERIERDRERERDRDRLRERERDRGGSSNATTGNAASSNSIGVLGSISATIIAGALNSGNVGSNMLSACANITAGNANSNVGGSNISANSVNQSSDRDRVSRVGDWSEHVSSSGKKYYYNCKTEVSQWEKPREWIEKESRVLGKDQQRDYREKEREREKERGGERERDERYSSAIVNRSSALAYGKHSGSSSSSSSKNNSRGRWQHHESSLSSHRRRTFEDETPDMDISPGDSTPTSEASYSHSSTPTAGLTQVGSQHSQTNHSMVGGNTSTHTSTIAVTSSGTPLSSSVVASNNNNISNNNSVLAEGANHNLPVHLPRMLANSAVSQIGLTNNTPLTLNQQLQHNATPSSNSSSSSSSGASISSPSLHHTAHSSGTASSALSGVQACPVDAGLLSSNTPGPPSSIAPSLQQNVSLSLTQQQGSTLVQQMPQAQQQPLYSQQLVQSSIQVSSAGSGTSLSVTTSLAGLPKILSQITGNKAIEHNDLNPQKALQTINNALMMQSRQHNPGTVHDMSGNSSTLINLRDHALQSPLYNVCNLSHPVHATSLSIGSGTHLNHSTHHNHSSNSHCSNQSNMMHNIGLVGCSSGNAIHTGDGPPTPTQELELPLVDHRKLDGLGSTVVTTTTTSSVSSLQSVMASSQCGRSQGPNLTPSLAKYFRADLISHVTGWPSEILEKTIQKLSEEAHILGDLQCSKVSAELKCARSLVRITEITATLQEQKIMYLRQQIRRLEESKSENSFMSSDDL